The following proteins come from a genomic window of Aspergillus oryzae RIB40 DNA, chromosome 4:
- a CDS encoding palmitoyl-protein thioesterase family protein (palmitoyl protein thioesterase), which yields MRTLALLAIPFLSSAIPLHQPKTTESAPLPLVIWHGLGDDFQREGLLSVASLAEKTNPGTYVHLIHLSDTASGDRQATFLGNVSEQIDTVCAQLASDRILSTAPAINALGFSQGGQFLRGYIERCNVPPVHNLVTFGSQHNGIAEFQECGWGDWICRGAEALLRAGRWSPFVQGRFVPAQYFRDPTELDEYLASSNFLADVNNEREEKNETYRENLGCLNKFAMYMFEEDQMVHPKESAWFGELDGETGDVIGVRERDIYREDWIGLKKLDEEGRLVFRSVPGKHMQLSEEVLVNVFGEFFGPVEVDVDVEGEGEVRGKALVKQIGY from the coding sequence ATGCGCACCCTCGCGCTTCTAGCTatccctttcctttcaaGTGCCATCCCCCTCCACCAGCCTAAAACCACCGAATCCGCACCCCTTCCACTGGTTATCTGGCATGGCCTCGGCGACGACTTCCAACGCGAAGGCCTCCTCTCCGTCGCCTCCCTCGCCGAGAAAACCAACCCAGGAACCTATGTTCACCTTATCCATCTCTCAGACACTGCCTCCGGTGATCGTCAAGCCACCTTCCTCGGCAACGTCAGTGAGCAAATCGACACCGTCTGCGCCCAACTCGCCTCCGACCGCATCCTCAGCACAGCCCCAGCAATCAACGCCCTCGGATTCTCCCAAGGCGGCCAGTTCCTCCGTGGCTACATCGAACGCTGCAACGTGCCGCCCGTCCACAACCTTGTTACCTTCGGCAGCCAGCATAACGGCATTGCCGAATTCCAAGAATGCGGCTGGGGCGACTGGATCTGCCGCGGTGCCGAGGCGCTCCTCCGGGCAGGACGTTGGTCGCCCTTCGTGCAGGGCCGGTTCGTTCCTGCACAGTATTTCCGCGATCCGACCGAACTGGACGAGTACCTGGCCAGTAGCAATTTTCTTGCCGATGTGAATAATGAgcgtgaagagaagaatgagacaTACCGGGAGAATCTGGGGTGCTTGAATAAGTTTGCGATGTATATGTTTGAAGAGGATCAGATGGTGCATCCGAAGGAAAGTGCGTGGTTTGGGGAGCTGGATGGGGAGACAGGGGATGTTATCGGCGTGAGGGAGAGGGATATCTATAGGGAGGATTGGATTGGGTTAAAGaagttggatgaggaggggagACTGGTTTTCAGGTCTGTTCCGGGGAAACATATGCAGTTGAGTGAAGAGGTTCTGGTTAATGTCTTTGGGGAGTTTTTTGGTCCGgtggaggttgatgttgatgttgagggtgagggtgaggTGCGGGGAAAGGCTTTGGTTAAGCAAATTGGGTATTGA
- a CDS encoding uncharacterized protein (predicted protein) produces the protein MEGVRQKCRPKHQVLVLKCYPQYQKGVQVVKPNSSELSYLLYYVSTRRSKLTKVGAFLEKRAARDVWRRKIGNVQVTLQILSALIEKVPRDLPIYARSVMTVLETVVRSQDISMVEDSIETFETFCRHQDMAALSAEQDFATQYREVVRSYAGFAEGDPSTQSKLAAGPPLTVRWKTAGLRAIKGVVSSEAGLAADGGDSIRVILPVILENLYSPEDNLVGSLELKLLEADKNESETAHRRRVSTATVETVDAVEGDASLAAQNTADMDRKAEMDMRLLALRCLEQIVVNGSSRGQIRVTTQVVLDFILRKSRVTGNGLGHNHKDSWATSLIELIAKWCPVQVRFIILVAAMDILHDIPPTEESLDESFAITYLIDRLLKSPVNMIGLSVIDVLLGLLRHMSFLISPSRAGKSTPDEKQNGHSNALELSVKRTEVLSLLQDCIGNLTTHIYYGEQVVDMVRTILTRFRPSRGNEQAITSSPTQSDVLGGASAMISSGEDGLIAFSLPNAKITALRAIKNILLVANTKRPGFTVTTESRHQVGLYVWEGTQWLLSEPDRDVRYAYVDAFLTWLNLETSTDDLKVKERTGRPASQPAKNDLSDPTERPGKRTASMSGNQREKVILIAQSNFLRLLHLTIFDLATDHPTSVSEITLLHLLLVSLVKHLGVNAVRFGLPMVLKLQDNMTTGDGQSFPALVNIGSLVYGYLWALSEKFDLDTSRIGNGIQSEVQKRQQLGVWLETIRLPPVNLDKIIHNSNVQASGRGAQDVSLLIPFDGGEELIQRIEASYGSFITLLTHSPPSSPGSVGSPPRSITAPVLPHVSASAATPKANVLPPAVREQMLSPWSREACLAAAENERAEAKSLSRSRTGTLVMRNHVHQNGTSSPSASSNASVPQSAYASAAGLQNAQRTSVPNSSGSQLISTSRESPVHVNELRRVLSVNEEGKARRMSPLRGRLDGSNRSVISSSSDSMVSGYSLSEFDDGASVKPQSTRGGRISLDGEETPKASALSFMADTNDIPPVPPIPPSISIQGGLTDGRQRSVSASRPSTAPGPRRPSVTNGKAGTPSTSPGRSLSRDKSRSSTGLAAAATDGVEPNAEKIDSARLDVQKLLDGFLSPADAETRGSRRKARSNTGRRGVSGGLGRPPY, from the exons ATGGAGGGTGTACGCCAGAAATGCAGACCGAAACATCAGGTTCTGGTATTGAAATGCTATCCACAGTACCAGAAAGGTGTGCAGGTGGTCAAGCCGAACTCGAGTGAACTCTCTTATCTGCTCTACTATGTGAGCACCCGCCGCAGCAAGCTGACAAAGGTCGGCGCCTTTCTGGAGAAAAGAGCCGCTCGGGATGTGTGGCGCCGCAAGATAGG GAATGTGCAGGTTACGCTTCAGATCTTGAGCGCGCTCATCGAGAAAGTGCCCCGCGACTTGCCGATCTACGCACGGTCGGTCATGACAGTCCTCGAAACGGTCGTACGCTCGCAGGATATCTCCATGGTCGAGGATTCCATTGAGACCTTCGAGACCTTCTGCCGACATCAAGATATGGCGGCACTATCTGCCGAGCAGGATTTTGCTACACAGTACCGGGAAGTGGTACGGTCGTATGCGGGTTTTGCGGAGGGCGACCCTTCTACGCAATCGAAGCTCGCCGCGGGTCCTCCGCTTACGGTTCGATGGAAGACGGCGGGATTGAGGGCGATCAAAGGTGTGGTCAGTTCCGAAGCGGGTTTGGCTGCGGATGGCGGAGATTCAATACGCGTCATCCTCCCGGTCATTCTGGAAAACCTCTACAGCCCGGAAGATAATCTAGTTGGTTCTCTCGAActgaagctcctcgaagCGGACAAGAACGAATCAGAGACCGCGCACCGACGCCGGGTTAGCACGGCCACCGTGGAAACGGTCGACGCGGTGGAGGGAGATGCGTCATTGGCGGCTCAAAACACCGCTGATATGGACCGAAAAGCGGAGATGGATATGAGATTGCTCGCTTTGCGGTGCTTGGAACAGATTGTCGTCAACGGGAGCAGCCGCGGCCAGATTCGTGTCACGACTCAGGTTGTGCTGGACTTCATCTTGCGCAAAAGTCGGGTAACTGGTAACGGCCTAGGTCATAACCACAAGGACAGCTGGGCCACGTCGTTGATTGAATTGATCGCCAAATGGTGTCCTGTTCAAGTTCGCTTCATTATTTTGGTGGCCGCTATGGATATTCTGCACGACATTCCACCCACAGAAGAGTCTCTGGACGAATCGTTCGCTATCACCTATCTGATTGATCGGCTGTTAAAATCCCCTGTGAATATGATTGGACTTAGCGTTATTGATGTCTTACTGGGCCTATTACGTCATATGTCGTTCTTGATATCACCCTCGAGGGCTGGAAAATCGACACCAGACGAGAAGCAAAACGGGCATTCGAACGCCTTAGAGCTTTCAGTGAAAAGGACAGAGGTGCTCTCACTCCTGCAGGATTGTATTGGCAATCTCACAACGCACATTTACTATGGCGAGCAGGTTGTTGACATGGTCAGGACGATCTTGACTCGCTTCAGACCTTCAAGAGGCAACGAGCAGGCAATAACCTCGTCTCCAACACAGTCTGATGTTCTGGGAGGCGCCAGTGCTATGATATCTTCTGGGGAGGATGGCCTAATAGCATTCTCCCTGCCTAACGCAAAGATCACAGCTCTCAGGGCCATCAAGAACATTCTCCTCGTTGCTAACACGAAGCGGCCAGGATTCACAGTAACCACAGAATCCAGACATCAGGTGGGCCTATATGTATGGGAAGGTACGCAGTGGCTTTTGAGTGAACCTGACAGGGATGTTCGTTATGCATATGTCGATGCCTTTTTGACTTGGCTGAACCTGGAAACATCTACCGATGATCTTAAGGTTAAGGAGAGAACCGGCAGGCCGGCCAGTCAACCGGCCAAGAATGACTTGTCAGACCCCACGGAAAGGCCTGGAAAGCGCACTGCCAGCATGAGCGGAAACCAGAGGGAAAAGGTGATTCTGATTGCGCAGTCCAATTTCCTTCGCTTACTCCATCTAACTATCTTTGACCTTGCGACTGATCATCCGACGTCTGTTTCCGAGATTACGCTGCTTCATCTACTCCTAGTCAGCCTGGTGAAGCATCTTGGAGTGAACGCTGTGAGATTCGGACTCCCTATGGTGCTGAAACTTCAGGACAATATGACCACCGGTGATGGCCAGTCTTTCCCTGCGCTGGTGAATATTGGAAGTTTGGTCTATGGCTACCTGTGGGCATTATCTGAAAAGTTCGACTTGGACACCTCTAGAATTGGCAACGGAATCCAGAGTGAAGTTCAGAAAAGACAACAGCTCGGCGTTTGGCTTGAGACTATCCGCTTGCCACCCGTCAATCTCGACAAGATTATCCACAACAGCAATGTCCAGGCCAGTGGCCGCGGTGCTCAGGACGTAAGCCTCCTGATTCCGTTTGACGGCGGTGAAGAACTCATCCAACGAATCGAAGCATCCTATGGTTCTTTCATTACTTTACTTACTCACAGCCCTCCGAGCTCACCGGGGTCTGTCGGATCTCCCCCGCGAAGCATCACAGCTCCTGTACTGCCGCACGTGTCGGCGTCCGCAGCTACACCGAAGGCTAACGTTCTTCCTCCTGCGGTCAGGGAGCAGATGCTTTCTCCATGGTCAAGAGAAGCCTGCTTGGCAGCTGCTGAAAATGAAAGAGCCGAGGCCAAATCCCTGAGCAGATCGCGGACCGGAACCTTAGTCATGCGCAATCATGTCCATCAGAACGGTACTAGTTCTCCGTCAGCAAGTTCAAACGCATCCGTGCCACAAAGTGCTTACGCATCTGCAGCTGGTCTGCAGAATGCCCAAAGAACGAGCGTGCCCAACTCATCAGGCTCACAACTCATCAGCACTAGTAGAGAATCTCCGGTCCACGTGAATGAATTGAGACGGGTCCTCTCTGTcaatgaagaaggcaaggCCCGGCGAATGAGCCCGCTCAGGGGTCGACTTGACGGCTCGAATCGAAGTGTTATCTCTTCCAGTAGTGACAGTATGGTCAGTGGCTATTCGCTGTCCGAATTTGACGATGGTGCCTCGGTCAAGCCCCAGTCTACCAGAGGTGGACGGATCTCCCTCGATGGGGAAGAAACCCCCAAGGCCTCGGCTCTCTCTTTCATGGCAGATACTAATGATATTCCGCCTGTACCGCCTATCCCTCCGTCTATATCTATTCAAGGAGGTCTTACGGATGGTCGGCAGCGATCCGTTTCGGCTAGTCGTCCTTCAACTGCTCCCGGACCTCGCCGACCTTCTGTCACGAACGGAAAGGCAGGGACACCTAGTACGTCGCCTGGTCGATCTCTCAGTAGGGATAAAAGTCGTTCGAGCACGGGTCTGGCAGCGGCTGCCACTGACGGTGTTGAGCCGAATGCAGAGAAAATTGATAGTGCTCGCCTTGACGTGCAAAAGCTACTGGACGGGTTCCTGTCGCCAGCGGACGCGGAGACAAGGGGCAGCAGACGGAAGGCCCGAAGCAATACAGGGCGACGAGGCGTGAGTGGAGGACTTGGGCGCCCTCCCTACTGA